A single bacterium DNA region contains:
- a CDS encoding response regulator, translating into MSKIMIVDDDLQIRNMLRLTLEREGYDVCEAEDGMAAVALYAKKDIDLVITDIVMPEKEGIELIMELKGIDPEVRIIAISGGGRINPEDYLKWARRFGVERTFSKPVDRQKLLEAVAEQLAAAPR; encoded by the coding sequence CAAGATCATGATCGTCGACGATGATCTGCAGATCCGGAACATGCTGCGTCTGACCCTCGAAAGGGAGGGCTACGACGTGTGCGAGGCCGAGGACGGGATGGCGGCGGTGGCGCTCTATGCGAAGAAGGACATCGACCTCGTGATCACGGACATCGTCATGCCGGAGAAGGAAGGCATCGAGCTGATCATGGAGTTGAAGGGGATCGACCCGGAAGTGCGGATCATCGCCATTTCCGGCGGCGGCCGCATCAACCCCGAGGACTACCTGAAATGGGCGCGGCGCTTCGGTGTCGAGCGCACCTTCAGCAAGCCCGTCGATCGTCAGAAGCTCCTCGAGGCCGTGGCCGAGCAGTTGGCCGCCGCCCCGCGCTGA